A stretch of the Theileria equi strain WA chromosome 1, complete sequence genome encodes the following:
- a CDS encoding hypothetical protein (encoded by transcript BEWA_034490A) — translation MTDSTADSNAANTQTTRGPPIIDNFTLLYYDKTQELIKKPYNDSKNLSDEEIFRNHLFETLEAIAQLKNEVANKNQAKFLIEEKLKIQLRDSRNQTKHFGVFGSNQSALLQAIDSNYKRLKLLYEKIYAIQMDIQHIYMRLYEDLEKRCEHLVEIHKNSRLCAASLYHHKKRNT, via the coding sequence ATGACAGATTCTACCGCAGATTCTAACGCAGCAAATACACAGACGACTAGAGGACCTCCGATTATCGATAATTTCACTTTACTATACTATGACAAGACACAAGAATTAATAAAAAAGCCATATAATGATAGTAAGAACCTAAGTGATGAAGAGATTTTTCGAAATCATTTGTTTGAGACACTTGAAGCTATAGCTCAGCTCAAGAATGAAGTGGCCAACAAAAACCAGGCAAAATTCTTGATAGAAGAGAAGTTAAAGATACAGTTAAGGGATTCTAGAAACCAAACTAAGcattttggagtttttggTTCAAATCAGTCTGCACTTTTGCAAGCAATCGACTCAAACTACAAGCGCCTCAAACTTCTATACGAGAAGATATACGCTATACAAATGGATATCCAACATATATACATGAGGTTGTACGAGGATTTAGAGAAGAGGTGTGAACATTTGGTGGAGATACACAAAAATTCTAGACTTTGTGCAGCATCGCTTTACCATCACAAGAAAAGAAATACATAA